The genomic DNA TTCGCCTTTGTCTTCAGTGGTTATTCGCCTTTTTCTTTAGTTGCCATTTACAATaggtaaataatttattctcCAATTTCGATACGCTCAAACGAAATATTGTACGCTCTCTACCGTGTAcagatttaattaattatcctTAGTATTTGCGACTTCATATGACTCTTGGATATTGGACACATTCTCGGCTGCTTTACTGCTTGACTCCCTTCTCAGATCACCGAATGCCCTTTTTGTACAAATTCATCCTTGGGGTTAAATggagcttaccaggcttgtaagaatgagaATGACCTACATCACATGCCCAGCAGTGTAGGTGGATGGAAATCTCTGAACCATGTGCTTCCACTAAGGAGTGATGGGTTTGTAAGTTTTCCTTTCAATCTAGCGCTTGAGAGGGACATCCGTGATCAGGAGGTGGAAATTTCGGAGTCATCATCTATACAGCAATctagatcctggcatacggcCATGATATATACGTAATTGGTTTCAGGTTCTCCtgtgtagcagaagcttaccaaaggatcgaaCTAGCAGTACTTAACCTccggttggagattaacgaacACTAACAAACACAGATTTACGTAGGTATGTTGTTCAAGACTTTATGTATCTAGGGTTAAAAcaaacggacgaagctgggactgttaAGGAACATTTTTTAGGCCCAGTACTCACAAGCGCCTCTGAGACATTAACTCTGCCCAAAACTGAAGAAACTCTCGTAGCCTCTTTTGAGAGAAAAATACTCAGGAGTATTTTTGGCCCTGTATGAGTGGAAAGACAATTTAGGAGCCGTTCAAAGACGagttctacgagctgtacgggGATCTCATCATTGTGCAGCGAataagactcgccaggctccgatGAGCTGGACATGTTATGAGTGTAACACCAGACTATCCAGTCCGTAAAGACTTTAGAAGCTGTTCACGTGGACCCACATTGAGATAGAGAGAGTGCGATGatgctaaatacattgtagtaattatcaataaaattattatctaTTTTGGTTGTTGTCAAGGCTACAAATAACCACACGCGTAGGTCCAAATTgaaatggagtgatggcgttgatgtgtccaccagaacggccgggataacgaaTTTGCAGACGACAgtgctaaaccgtgagcgctATCGAGGATTCAAGACCGCAAAAccgttgtagcgcctgatgagcaagtaagtaagtaagtaagtatacTCGGATGAGGTCTTCGCTAAATATATGTTTTATGGCTGCGAGCTTGTCGTGCGATGGATTTTGACAAGAGACTTAATAATCAAAGAAACCCCACCTGTGGCTTCTTCCTGTTCCTTAGTATTCTGTCAATAGTCGTCGCATTCGAGGAGGACTCAACGTTTAGGGGATTTCCTCCTCCAAGGGGCCATATCGTTCATAGGGAGTTGTCTTGCCAGAATCTTGTCTTGGACCACGCACACACCGCAAGTTTTCATGAACCGTGAACGATGGAAACGGTGTTGCTGGCACGATTAATTCAAACGTCATGCGCGAACGAAACGCATAAAACAAGCAATACCATGAAGtacatgcaaaacaaaataaaaaagtcaaTTGATATGACGAATCTTGTGAAAATTACTTATTCCAACCATATATTCGTTTCGTGTTTCTTTcgaaaaattgttttacttaaatacaaaaaaaacatttaaaatttgtGTAAGATAAGTACTGATGACAGTTTTCAATGATTCATTGCTTACAAACATACATCATGATCAAGTACACACATCTTGAACAGATACATCTTAGAAATTGTAGATATTTTACCAATTGTGGTGCATGATAATACAACTTTACTAACAATGAAGAAATAATGATAGCAAAAAATACTAACAGTCTAACAACAGTAAGGTGGCCTCCTTTTACTGCCTTGTGCAGTATCGCAACGTTTGATTGAATACGGTGCCTGTTGGACAATCGAGCTCATTGTATACTAAGCGACCATTGGAAATGTAGCATTGGAAGTAGGAACTGAGGTTATTGCTGTTAGCATAGTTGCCCTGGCTGGTGCAAGTGTACACACATTCGCCAAACAGTGAGGTCGATGAGAAGAACGTGAAAAGAGCACCGTTTGGGCACCGTAGTACCTGGGTCGGTAAGGTCACACCGTTACACAGGGCGTAATATACCCGGCTGGTGCCGTAGAGCACGTAGCGGGGTGATCCAACAGGACACGTCACGGTAACACAGTTCGCTGTCGTCTGTTGACGAATGCAGGAGGAAGTCACAATGTCGAAGACGTATCCTGGTGGGCATCTGTAGACGGTGGAAGACTCGCTACTGGCCAAACACACGTGGTAGTTGTAGCAATTGTTGGGATCTACAAGAGAGTGAACGTGCGACAAACTTGATTGGTAGGCGCTTTTGTGTGTTAGTAGCATCAGATGAACGTACCGGGAAAAACGCCCGTAGAGGAGCACGTGAAGGATGAGCTTTCCGTTGTTGTGACACATTCGTCCGATGGTGTTGGCCCACAACGATCGCTTGCGGTTCCCTCGATGCAGAATAAGCCGGTACCACATGAAAACGATTGTTCGATTTCCTGCGTCCCGATGCAAGGTCTTCGTGATGTGCAAGAATCGCAAATGTATGTTTTGACTCCGTCGCACGTTTTCTTCACAAAGGCCCTGGTGTTTAACGCTGTACCATTACTGCCCAGCAGGCTAACCGTCCCATCGCAAAGCAGTACTATTGCAATGCACGTTATTGCCAGATGCCACTGCATGTTGAAACCACTGGAACTGGCTTTGAATGAACCACACTgcattttctttaaataagTCGGATCGTATGAAAATCAACGGCTCTACTCGCTCGAATCTGCAACGTTATCTGTGAATTAGATCAATGGAATTAGTTTTCTGAGCACACCTATCGTAAAGATAGGAACATTTGTTTGACTTATCAAACGTCAGGGTTTCCGTACGGTAATTAAATGTGTTGTTTGCATTAAGTGAATGCTCCTCGTGgatttgagtgtgtgtgtcgtatCCCGTATGTATGTAAATATTTAGATTGttaagagagggagagatgtAGGTAA from Anopheles stephensi strain Indian chromosome 2, UCI_ANSTEP_V1.0, whole genome shotgun sequence includes the following:
- the LOC118505871 gene encoding uncharacterized protein LOC118505871 — its product is MQCGSFKASSSGFNMQWHLAITCIAIVLLCDGTVSLLGSNGTALNTRAFVKKTCDGVKTYICDSCTSRRPCIGTQEIEQSFSCGTGLFCIEGTASDRCGPTPSDECVTTTESSSFTCSSTGVFPDPNNCYNYHVCLASSESSTVYRCPPGYVFDIVTSSCIRQQTTANCVTVTCPVGSPRYVLYGTSRVYYALCNGVTLPTQVLRCPNGALFTFFSSTSLFGECVYTCTSQGNYANSNNLSSYFQCYISNGRLVYNELDCPTGTVFNQTLRYCTRQ